GGTACAGCCCGAGGTGCCTTCTCTCTCAAAATGGTGGTGTCAACTCATTCTGGCTGAGAGAACTTCCATGACTTTCCCGAGTGATCTGCAGCTGCTTATCTCAGTAGAACTGTGGGGCGGGCAGGGCTTTGCATGGGACAACCTACAAATGATTCCCAGAGCCATGTCCAACCTCCCAAAACCAGTTCTGCAGCAGTGCCAGCCTGGGGAATCAGGACAAGGGGTTCTCTCTATTTTCTCTCTGGAAGGAGCACATGCAGCTGCATCCCTCCCCTTGGAAGGCCTCCTGGAGACGTGCAGGGGCAAAAACACATTGCTGCACAGACACACTCCTAGAAAAGGGTCTTTCCGCTGTCTGGCCAGACTCTTGGGAACAATATGCTTGAATGGTCGGGCTATACAGCATCTGTCCCCCTTGCTGGTCACGTCACCCACCTTGCCTTCCCTCTTCTGTGCCTTCAACCAGCTGTGTTGTGAGAACATAGAACAGGGTGTTCTTAGTTGGAGCCCACAACCACCAGACAATATTTGGTGTCTGAAGCCCACATTTATTTTGCCTACAGATGACCCTGTTGACCAAGATGCTGGGTTAccattccttttccttctccctttctctttccttcctttctttctctctctctcacatttaCATTTGCAACCAGCTCTCAGGTGAGTTTCAGAAGGCACTGATTTGGGATCTGGTTGATGATTCCTGGCTGCATTATGAGTGTGTGCCCCGAAGACTGACTCTTGAGGCCCCAGTAACAAGCACTGCTTAAAAGCTAAACACAGAGCTGTCCAAGAAAAGGATGACCCCCAAGATCGGGTCAGGGACGTTAATTAGATAAAATTTGCAACAGTCCTCTGGCCAACGAATGTGCTAGGACTTCTGCTGGCTAAGGCTTCTCTGGAACATAACCAGAGCAGCCCCCACAGCTGCGTCTACATCCTGTCCATAGGACACTGGCAGAGGGAATGCCCTCTGCACCTCCTGCTTCAGCACTTCATTCCTGGACAGCGCACTCCCACTGCCAATCACCCGCTCCACGCCCCACTCCCGGAGCTGCCAAAATGGAAGCATCGAGTGCAGGTTCTGAACGATGCCTCTGCACAGGGCCCGCGTCACGTGCCCCAGGGAGAGGTCAGAGGAGGAGATTCCGGTCACTGAGGCCAGCTGGTCCGGCAGGTGCCTCTCACCCAGCACTGTTGGAGTGATGGTCAGGCAGGTGTCTCTCTGCTGGGCAGCTGCCTGGATCATGCATGAGTACACCATGGATTCTTCAACCTGTAGGCCTGCCAGGGACAGAAAAGGTCGTGTGAGTTTAGGCACCCCCTCGCTGCAGGCTATAGAGTTCCCAGGGGGGCAGGAATGGGTTGACTTGCTGTCCCTCCTCACTGTAGGGGGCTCAGAACTCACTCAGTCTGGCTGGCTGTGCTCGGCCCCAGACTCCAGCCAGCTCTCTCACTGCTCACCCCAACCCAGCCTTCAGAGAGAGAACTTATATGCTGTGTGAGCCCTAACCATCCCGCAGCTGTGGGATGCTTGCTCCCAAGTGGGCCAAATGCATACACTGATCAGTAAATATCATCACATCTCCTATTAGACTTATTAGCAgtgccagagaaatcccaggaccACAGTCTAGCCTGCCACTCAGCAAAGGTTGAGAACCACCAGTCTAGACCAGAGCTTAGAGTTCTGAATCACTCAAGGGTCTTATTAAAATACAACTCCTGGCTCAGTGTGCCTGGGATGGGGCCTCAGCTTCTGCATTTGTCATGAGCTCCCAGAGGAAGCCAGTGTAGCTGGCCTGAGGACCACGATTTTTGAGTAGAAGGTTCTAGACCAGTGCTTACCACTACGTGAGAGCATCAGAATCATTtggggaactttttaaaaaatattttattcacttttttggctgtaccaggtcttagttgcagcacgtgggatcttcgatctttgttgtggcatgcaaattcttagttgtgacagcatgtgggatctaattccctgaccagggattgaacctgggtcccctgcattgggagtgcagagtctcagacactggaccaccaaggaagtcccacctGAGGAACTTTTACAAAATCCCATGCTCAGGATCCCTCTTCCCCAAGTCAAATACTCACCATTTCTAGGGATAAAAATAGGACAGTATTTCCAGTGCTGAGAACCTCCAACCAAAAGCCACTGTAGAGTCTCATCAGTAACACATTTAactcccatgtgctgcaactaagacccaatgcaggcaaataagtaagaaaaaagaaataaggcaAATCTCAAATACATGGGACCCAGAGGCCTATTGACCTAGAAAGTAACACAGTGGGGCGAAGGAGAGCTGGCAGACTATCAGGATGCTCCACAGTCAAGGTTAGGAGTAATACTCTCAAAAGAGAGTAGGCAATGGCAGCTCAGAAGATGAGAGTAAAGAAGGCTGCCAGCTCAGATCCCTACAGAACCTGGTTCAGTCTGAGACATGAATCTAGAAGTTTATTGTACATTCAGCACCAGGACACTGCCACACAGAAAGGACAAGCAGAGAACACACCGCTGAATGGACCACCCTTACCTAGATCTGCCATCCACTGGACCAGCATGTGGACAAACGTGGCCAGCACGTTGCCCCCATTCAGTGACGCTGCCACAGCCAGGTAAGTCCTGTCGAAGTATGGGAAGTAGGCAACTGGGGCTGCGGGGTCTGGAGTCTGCGGTGGCTGGAATCCTGAAGGCATGGAAGCTACCAGCTGAACCGAGGTGCTGATGTTGAGAACTGGGGTCCGAGGAAAGCAGAGGTTAGGCCCATTGGGCTAACCCAGAGGCCACAAGTCACAATGGGGCTGGGGAAGTGTGCCACAAATTTCTGGATACTCCTCCTTTCAGGAGGCAGAGACTAATTGAAATAAATcaactggacttcccaggtggcactagtggtaaaaaaaaaaaaaaaaaaaaaaagcctgcctgccaatacaggagacataagagacaggttccatccctgggtcaggaagatcccctggagaaagaaatagaaccacccactccagtacccttgcctggagaatcccatggacagaggaccctggagggctacagcccatggggtcgcaaagagtcagatatgacttagcagctaaacaacaacaaaggatagTACTGGTCAGTTTTTAAACTAAAGTTTGAATTGTAATAGTTCTAACTGATGGAGGAAAAAAGATGTGATGACAAAGAAAACCCACGTAAGATGAATGAATTCTCTGTTCCCCTTGATAACAAGGCAGGGCTCTCAAAGTGGGCCCACTCAGCCTGGTTGCCCTGAGAATCACATGAAACACACAGTCTGCCACCACCTCGCTGGGGCGGGCAGGCCCAAAGCCCAAGGTCTACTCCACCCCAGGAGGGGCAAATGACAGCCCCCAGACCATATCCAGCCTGGCCATCTGTTTTTATATGGCCTAGGACTAGGAGTGGCTTttgtatatatatcatttttaatgaTAAGTTTATTGGGATGTATTATAATTCAAATAAATTCACCATAAAATGCACccttttcaagtgtacagttctgTGCTTTCTAGTATATTCACTATATGCGCTGTATACGGTATATACACAGGTAAACATCACTGTGATCTAATTTTAGAACGTTTTTACCCCTCTGGAAAGAAATCCCTTACGGGTTAGCAATCAagccccactcccagcccctgacaaccatgactcttctttctgtctctatgaatctgcCTGTTCAACTCTGGACGTTTCCCAGGAATGGAATCACACACTACGTGGCCCTTTACTTTCCTTCCCATGCTGTAGCATGTTATCTCTGGGGAtacaccacattttaaaaatccactgatcagttgatgaacatttgggttgtttctctcttttggctattatgaataaggcTGCAGGGAAAAaattgtgtacaggtttttgtgtggacacgtGTTTTCAAATCCCTTGGGTATCCACCAAGGAGAGGAATTGCTGGGTCGTGGTAATTTCACGCTTAACTTTCAGAGAACtgtcagactgttttccaaagggactgcaccattttacaaccCCAGAGGGATATTCTTacctttttaaatggttgaaaagaaatgaaaaggagaagacTATTTCATGAGAcatgaaaattttatgaaattcacatttcagcctctataaataaagttttattggaacacagctacaCCCACTCACTTATGCATTAGCTAAGGCTGCTTTTCTGCCCCAACAGCAGGTAAGTAATTGTGGCAGAAACTAAATGGCCCACAATGCttgaaatatttactacctggcccTTTACAGGAAAACTTTGCCAAACCCTGCCCTGGAGGGCAGCCTCCACCTCACTCTGACTCTCTCACACAAAATACAggaaaatctgcatttctaatcAAATCCAAGAGAACTTTCattgacacacacacagtaacaaAAACCCTAATCTACTCATCTGTTTCCTTGGTCAGGGAGACACACAGAAACCAGCTAACTAGAGAGAGTCATTTTCCTTAGCTGGCCCTAGAAAAGAAAGGCACTGGCTGTGCTCAGGGCAGAGCTCGTCCTGCTAGAGGATAAGCTCCCTGGGTAGGGGCTTCACCTGTAGGGATGatggtggggttttttgttttgttgtttgtgttttgttttttattggactgtattgtggcctgtgggctcgtagttgcaacatgcaagatctagttccctgatcagagatcaaacctgggccccctgtattggaagcactgagtcttaaccactagaccaccagggaagtcccgaaggTATTCTTCATGTTTGCAGGACAACGGTTAAGAGGACATTGAGACAGCTGGCTATGTGTGCCCCTTGAACCCTCACACAGAGCTGAGGCTTATGAGGCCCTGGTAGAGACTGGAGGAGAGAACCAAAGAAAGACTTACCTGCATCCGTCTTTTGGGCCATGCAGGAATAGACCGAGGCCTGCAAATCACCCAAGGCCACGCCCACCTGCGTCCCCCTTGGGATCTCAAACCAGGCCTGCGAAGTTCTTCCTGCCACACTGCCAGGCTCCGCTACATCTGGGAGCAGCTGGATGGGAAAGCCGGCGGCCCTCAGTCTGCAAATCAAAAGTGGACAGCCTATCTACCTGGTACTGGATCTTCTGTCTTCTGTTGCTTCCAGGAAACCGAGCAAAAGAAAGTGCTCTGGGACACGCGTTTAAGAAGAGAGGGCAGAATCCAGTGTTTGTACAGAGGgcccttttgcctttttttaaaaccacGAGATGTCTTGAGTTTTTTAGAGTGAACACTGGCTTTCAAGAGCTTGGGATGGGCCTTCTAAGGAAGACCATAACCAGTTTAAGCAGAGGTGATCGGAAAGGATTGGCTAAGAAGCAGATCGGCATCTGGCCTCCTGTGTTTGAGGGGAGCACAAACACTCTGCAAAGGGGGGCAGTCAGAGTTTTAGAGCCAAGTCACAGTTGGTTAGCACAGGCCAAACCAAAGTCAAACCCATCAGTCTCCTGAGTACCAAATGTAGTCACCACTCAGGGTTAGTGAACATGGGGCTGTCAAGTTCATAAAACATGCTAGAAAGTCCTTTACCTGAACTACCAggtgctttttgttttattacaGAGCTCAGAATTTGGGACCTGGAGGAAGTGAATTTATGGACCTCTGGACCTGAAAAGGCAAATGATTGTTTCAAAAGAACTTAAAAGGTATCCCTCAAGTCTACTCCTTCCATTTATTAACcctacttttaaatatattatgataaaaatttattttaaaaaagaaaatgcatttaaatattaTCAAAAACAGTCAAATACCtacaataaatttaataaaagatgtACAACTCTATGCATACAAGCcattattaaaagaaattaaagattaaaaaataaatgaaataaatgaaatgcttttaaaggtttgtgtcataatatatatatatatatatatatatatatatatatatatataaaatggtggtggggagggatagttaaggagacatgtgcacactgctatatttaaaatggataactggaGGACACACAATTTTCATGGTCAGGAGCCTGCCGTGTACCCCTTTGCTTGacaaaagcaataaagctattcttttctaattcaaaaaataaataaaatggaaaagcaacaaggacctactgcacagcacagagaactctgctcaatgttacataacaacctaaatgggaaaataatttgaaaaaaaaataggtacgtgtttttgtataactgaatcactttgtcgcacacctgaaactaacacaacattgttaatcaactatactccaatataaaacagaaagtaaaaaaaactaagataaaatgtatttaaaaatgaaagttgttGTTTAGCATCTATGGGCTGGGTCTGGGATTCAGAAAGAACCGGGGAGTGCACCCCAGGCCCAGGCAACAGTGGAGGAGCAGGACAGCATGGCATGGTGGGCAGCGCCCTTCCCCAGGGACTTCACTTACGGTCAGGCCCACCCACGCCCAGGGGCTGGAACAGGCTGGGGGCTGTTCGAACCTGATTCTTGGTCTCAGGGAATCCTCCACTATTCCCAGATAGGAAAACCCCACTGAAGCTCCCACTTCAGAGATTCTACCTTGCAGCCTCAAGCCAGCCTGCAAGATTATACTCACATCTCCAAGTTCCAGCTTTGGCTCCTGGTGTTGAAATAGCCCCAGCTAGCAGCATTCTGGTCGGACATCAGGGGTCTTGCCAAGCCGCACAGCATGGCAACCACATAGTCATGGATGGTGCCAGCTGTATCGTAGGACTTGAGGAACTCCGGGCTGTTTGTCATACCCAAAACAATTCAGCGTGGTTTAATATTGACTGAAAAGCATGAGCCACAGCTAACTGAGGGCAGTGTGGACTAGACATGGCATAACTGGGCAGCGACCAGAATCCCACAGGCTACAGTCCCCCACAGCCGAACTTCCCAAGGTGAGGACCTCCAAAAGCCTCCAAGCCAAGCTGGTCGGAGTCAGCCTTAGGGGAGGGTATTCATAGGAGGACACATCATGCCTGGGAAAGCAGGACATCAACCGTTCTTAGCAGTCCTGACCCCACTATGAACCCATCATGTGACCCTTGGCAACTCCCTTACCCTCACTGGCCCCTTCTTTCCCCCTCTGGGTTAGAATCGGATAATCAACAAGCCCCCTCTGCAAAATGAAGAAGCAGTGGGAGACCAAGTCTAGGTCTTGAGACTGTACCCTGCACGGGGCCACGCTCACTAAGGGACAGTCCAGTGTGGAGTGATGCTGACCGGCTAGAGGTACCGCTCCCTAGCCACTCTCCTGCATCAAAATCATAGTGCTTGggcccagctgtgtctgactctgcgacccatggactgtccatgggatttccaggcaagctGGACTGGGTttctatgtccttctccaggggatctttcctgacccagggatcaaacccacatctcctgtgccccctgcattgcaggtggattctttacccactgagccatcagctAGCCACTCTCATTCCCCTGAAAATCCATCATCCAGTTCAAAGAACAGTCGTCCGTACCTATTTTTCAAAAGCCAGAAGATGGTTGCACAGCCAAACCCTGTGGCCACGCTGAGATGGGACTCTGGCTGGGGCAGAGAAGCCAGGAACTCGCTGCTACACCGGCCATCCTGCCACGTGACCAGGTGGCTCACAGCTCTAGGCTCGAACACAGGGGCGgcccctccctctgtccatgcACAGCCTGGAAGGAAGATGACCAAAAAAGGAGAATAGGGCAACTGATGGGCAGCAGCATGTCCTTGAGACTACCCTGCTAGTGAGGTTACAGGATGGACTTTATCACCCGTGACAATGCTTTATTCACACACAGGAGTCCTAGCCAGGACCCAGAAGAGCAGGGAGTAGATGGACTTAGAGATGGTTAcagtgagtgaagtaagtcagacacaggacaaatatcatatgacagcgcttatatgtggaatctaaaaaaaaaaaaaaaatggtacccatgaacttatttacaaaacagaaatagagtctcAGATGGAGAAAACAAATATAGTtacagaggaggaggggaagggataaattgggaggtcGGGATGGACAAATACAAACTACTTTATATAAAACCGataactggggacttccctggtggtccagtggctaagactctatgctcccaaagcagggggcctgggttccatccctggtcagggaactacatcccacatgcgGAATTAAAGATTCTTCATGCCATCACGAAGATCAAAGGTCCTGCGTGTCACAACAAAGACCCGggacagccaaacaaacaaacaaacaagatttttattttaaaaaaatagataactaataaggacctactgtatagcacaggaactctactcaaaatgCTCTAAtcatctatatgggaaaagaatccaaaaaagagtggGTACAGGTATATGTAccactgatttactttgctgtatacgtgaaactaacacagcattgtaaatcaactatactccaataaaagttacttttaaaaaaagaaaaagagcagggAGGTGGTCACAAATGTATGCACCTGGACCTTTTGAAGTTTCACCTGCAAAATAGGTGTAAGCAGGCGATGGGATGGCCCCCCCTTAGGGTAATCCACCCTCAAAGCCACATTTCTGCCTAAAGCTGGCAGTCTAACCCCTGCACTAAAGCTGGAcatctgcagttttttttttccaaccctTTAATCTGCTTCCAAAACTCTTTtgaccctttttaaaaaacttctggaactatcatttttattttgtctgtatTATAAAACAGAGT
The DNA window shown above is from Bos javanicus breed banteng chromosome 19, ARS-OSU_banteng_1.0, whole genome shotgun sequence and carries:
- the SHPK gene encoding sedoheptulokinase, which produces MAARSVTLGIDLGTTSVKAALVEAAPGDPSGFVVLASCARAAQAETAAQSAAAGPQGQEQDVKRIIQALHECLAALPRQQLRKVCGIGVSGQMHGVMFWKTGQGCAWTEGGAAPVFEPRAVSHLVTWQDGRCSSEFLASLPQPESHLSVATGFGCATIFWLLKNSPEFLKSYDTAGTIHDYVVAMLCGLARPLMSDQNAASWGYFNTRSQSWNLEILRAAGFPIQLLPDVAEPGSVAGRTSQAWFEIPRGTQVGVALGDLQASVYSCMAQKTDAVLNISTSVQLVASMPSGFQPPQTPDPAAPVAYFPYFDRTYLAVAASLNGGNVLATFVHMLVQWMADLGLQVEESMVYSCMIQAAAQQRDTCLTITPTVLGERHLPDQLASVTGISSSDLSLGHVTRALCRGIVQNLHSMLPFWQLREWGVERVIGSGSALSRNEVLKQEVQRAFPLPVSYGQDVDAAVGAALVMFQRSLSQQKS